One region of Acomys russatus chromosome 8, mAcoRus1.1, whole genome shotgun sequence genomic DNA includes:
- the LOC127193167 gene encoding keratin-associated protein 15-1-like, with protein sequence MSYPCNSGNFSSQSYGGFLRQPVSTYNSFYPTGNVVYSPKNFQLGSSFYNGQQETFAEPLESHSPCVGNRSFQTSFYRPQTAFFSIPSQGGFTGSFGYGNSGFGSFGFGNSGIRSPGYGSSFYRPGHFSSKSVQSSYYQPGYSSGFCGSAF encoded by the coding sequence ATGTCTTACCCCTGCAACTCTGGAAACTTCTCCTCACAGTCTTATGGAGGTTTCCTGAGGCAGCCAGTCTCCACCTACAACTCTTTCTACCCAACCGGCAACGTAGTCTATTCTCCAAAGAACTTCCAGCTGGGCTCCTCATTCTACAACGGACAGCAGGAGACCTTCGCTGAGCCACTGGAGAGCCACTCACCATGTGTGGGCAACAGATCCTTCCAGACATCCTTTTACCGGCCCCAGACAGCCTTTTTCAGCATCCCCAGCCAGGGTGGCTTTACCGGATCTTTTGGATACGGCAATTCTGGTTTTGGATCTTTTGGGTTTGGAAACTCTGGCATTCGTTCTCCAGGCTATGGGTCCAGCTTCTATCGCCCAGGCCACTTTTCTTCCAAGAGTGTCCAGTCATCTTACTACCAGCCAGGCTATAGCTCTGGCTTTTGCGGGTCAGCTTTCTGA
- the LOC127193166 gene encoding keratin-associated protein 14-like, with product MSCNNFSGNFSQAFGGQLQYPISSYGSSYPGNVFYTTDLQTPITHQLGSSLQGVSQETCEPTGYQTSFVVSSPGQRPCNRQRIPASFRPSQSSFAGSLGGFGSRGFQSFGSGYPTQGFGFGGFQAVGSGPRTFQTVNGGSSFYRPNCFSSRSGQSAAYQATCGSGFF from the coding sequence ATGTCCTGCAACAACTTTTCCGGCAACTTCTCCCAGGCCTTCGGAGGCCAACTGCAATACCCCATCTCTTCTTATGGTTCTTCTTACCCCGGCAATGTCTTCTACACCACTGACCTCCAAACTCCCATCACCCACCAGTTGGGCTCCTCTCTCCAGGGTGTGTCTCAAGAAACCTGTGAGCCCACAGGCTACCAGACATCCTTTGTGGTCTCCAGTCCCGGCCAGAGGCCTTGCAACCGCCAGAGGATTCCAGCGTCCTTCAGACCCAGCCAGTCAAGTTTCGCAGGATCTCTGGGCGGCTTTGGTTCTAGGGGCTTCCAGTCTTTTGGTTCTGGCTatccaacccagggctttggATTCGGTGGTTTCCAGGCAGTGGGAAGTGGTCCTCGCACTTTCCAAACCGTAAACGGTGGATCCAGCTTTTACCGCCCAAACTGTTTCTCTTCTAGAAGCGGCCAGTCTGCTGCTTACCAGGCAACCTGTGGGAGCGGCTTCTTCTGA